From the genome of Mycobacterium dioxanotrophicus, one region includes:
- a CDS encoding pyridoxal phosphate-dependent decarboxylase family protein, with protein sequence MHSVDDTTEQTVRSVLAYAENRLRMNPVPLDKGSLSAEELYRRLEGLIRETPRHPDEVLGVYSSVIAPSIISADSPRFLGFIPAAPTKASLLFDMLVSCASIQGISWLEASGAIAAENTVLRLIADEAGLPSTAGGCFVSGGSAGNLSALATARETAKSNGATGRLSVVVGTDAHSSIVNTLNLLEMDALVVDTPEHRLTAETVRAAVPADTANIAAVVCTSGTTNAGIIDDLAGVGALAKERGWWFHVDGAYGGSGIFARSLRSKYDGIEQADSFILDPHKWLFTPFDCCALLYRNPELARATHTQDASYLDVIHTSDGEWNPTDYAYHLTRRARGLPLWFSLAVNGVEAYREAIEVAAELARQTAVLINSESHLQLIREPDLGVVLFRRLGWQGEDYDAWAQKLHDDEIAFIPPTKWEGETVGRFAFLHPDTSMDLVREVLERTR encoded by the coding sequence ATGCATAGTGTCGACGACACCACCGAACAGACTGTTCGCAGCGTTCTGGCTTACGCCGAGAACCGATTGCGGATGAACCCGGTGCCACTGGACAAAGGATCGTTGTCGGCCGAGGAGCTCTACCGTCGCCTCGAGGGACTGATCCGCGAGACTCCGCGGCACCCCGATGAGGTGCTCGGCGTCTACAGCTCGGTGATCGCCCCGAGCATCATCTCGGCGGACAGTCCCCGCTTCCTCGGCTTCATACCGGCCGCGCCGACCAAGGCCAGCCTCCTGTTCGACATGCTGGTGTCCTGCGCATCGATCCAGGGCATCTCGTGGCTGGAGGCATCGGGGGCGATCGCCGCGGAGAACACCGTGCTGCGGCTGATCGCCGACGAAGCTGGTCTGCCCTCGACGGCCGGTGGCTGTTTCGTCTCGGGCGGCTCGGCCGGAAACCTGTCCGCGCTCGCGACGGCGCGCGAAACCGCCAAGAGCAACGGGGCCACCGGCAGGCTGAGCGTGGTGGTCGGCACCGACGCGCACTCCTCGATCGTCAACACCCTCAACCTGCTGGAGATGGACGCCCTTGTGGTGGATACGCCGGAGCATCGGCTGACCGCCGAGACCGTCCGTGCCGCCGTTCCCGCTGACACCGCCAACATCGCCGCGGTGGTGTGTACCTCGGGCACCACCAACGCCGGCATCATCGATGACCTGGCCGGTGTCGGCGCGCTGGCCAAGGAGCGTGGCTGGTGGTTCCACGTGGACGGGGCGTACGGCGGTTCGGGCATCTTCGCGCGGTCGCTGAGGTCGAAGTACGACGGCATCGAACAGGCCGACTCGTTCATCCTGGATCCGCACAAGTGGTTGTTCACCCCGTTCGACTGCTGCGCGCTGCTGTACCGCAATCCGGAGCTGGCCCGGGCCACCCATACGCAGGACGCCTCCTACCTCGACGTCATCCACACCTCCGACGGCGAGTGGAACCCGACCGATTACGCCTACCACCTGACTCGCCGGGCCCGCGGGTTGCCGTTGTGGTTCTCGTTGGCGGTCAACGGGGTTGAGGCCTATCGCGAGGCCATCGAGGTGGCCGCCGAGCTGGCCCGGCAGACCGCGGTGCTGATCAACAGCGAATCGCACCTGCAGCTCATCCGCGAGCCCGATCTGGGCGTGGTGCTGTTCCGGCGGCTCGGTTGGCAGGGGGAGGATTACGACGCCTGGGCGCAGAAGCTGCACGACGACGAGATCGCGTTCATCCCGCCCACCAAATGGGAGGGCGAGACGGTCGGTCGCTTCGCGTTTCTGCATCCGGACACGTCGATGGACCTGGTGCGTGAGGTGCTCGAGCGGACCCGGTGA
- a CDS encoding competence/damage-inducible protein A, translating to MSARAGIVVTGTEVLTGRVQDRNGPWIADRLLELGVELAHITICGDRPRDIAAQLRFLAAEGVDLIVTSGGLGPTADDLTVATVAEFCGRELVLDTEMEERIAGILRRLMAGRGVFSEVDFEAVRAANRKQALVPVGAEVLDPVGTAPGVVVPGTPTVIVLPGPPRELQPMWSAAIATTAAQEAIAQRTVYRQEMLRMFGLAESGLAETLREAEHAIAGFTDLEITTCLRRGELEIVTRYEPAAADTYAELVRLLRDRHAHTLYSEDGATVDEQVAALLAGRRVATAESCTAGLLAARLTERAGSSAYVAGGVVAYANEAKTELLQVDEALLAEHGAVSEPVAAAMATGVLAGFEADTAVAVTGVAGPGGGSADKPVGTVCFAVQLAGGEPVTRTVRLPGDRTDIRERSTTVAMHMLRRALQGGAA from the coding sequence GTGAGTGCACGCGCAGGCATCGTGGTGACCGGAACAGAAGTTCTCACCGGACGGGTTCAAGACCGTAACGGGCCGTGGATCGCCGACCGGTTGCTCGAGCTGGGTGTCGAGCTCGCCCACATCACCATCTGCGGTGACCGCCCCCGCGACATCGCCGCGCAACTGCGGTTCCTGGCCGCGGAAGGGGTGGACCTGATCGTCACCAGCGGCGGGCTCGGGCCCACAGCGGACGATCTGACCGTGGCCACCGTCGCCGAATTCTGCGGTCGCGAACTGGTTTTGGACACCGAGATGGAGGAGCGGATCGCGGGGATCCTGCGTCGGCTCATGGCCGGTCGCGGTGTCTTCTCGGAAGTCGACTTCGAGGCCGTGCGGGCGGCCAACCGCAAGCAGGCCCTGGTGCCCGTGGGCGCCGAGGTCCTCGACCCGGTCGGTACCGCCCCCGGCGTCGTGGTGCCCGGAACACCGACCGTGATCGTCCTGCCCGGCCCGCCGCGCGAACTGCAACCGATGTGGTCTGCGGCCATCGCGACGACGGCCGCCCAGGAGGCGATCGCGCAGCGCACCGTCTACCGCCAGGAGATGCTGCGCATGTTCGGGCTCGCCGAATCCGGCCTGGCCGAGACCCTGCGGGAAGCCGAGCACGCCATCGCCGGGTTCACAGACCTGGAGATCACCACGTGCCTGCGCCGCGGCGAGCTGGAAATCGTCACCCGCTACGAACCGGCGGCGGCGGACACGTACGCCGAACTGGTACGGCTGCTGCGCGACCGGCATGCGCACACCCTCTACTCGGAGGACGGTGCCACGGTCGACGAGCAGGTGGCCGCGCTGCTCGCCGGTCGCCGCGTGGCGACAGCGGAATCGTGCACCGCGGGCCTACTGGCAGCGCGGCTGACCGAGCGGGCGGGTTCGTCGGCCTATGTCGCAGGCGGGGTGGTCGCCTACGCCAACGAGGCCAAAACCGAACTGCTGCAGGTCGATGAAGCGCTGCTGGCCGAGCACGGAGCCGTCTCCGAGCCGGTGGCCGCCGCCATGGCCACCGGGGTGCTGGCAGGCTTCGAGGCCGACACCGCCGTGGCGGTCACCGGCGTCGCCGGACCGGGCGGCGGTAGCGCGGACAAGCCGGTCGGCACGGTGTGCTTCGCGGTGCAGCTCGCCGGTGGGGAGCCGGTGACCCGCACGGTCCGGCTGCCGGGCGACCGCACCGACATCCGGGAGCGCTCGACCACCGTGGCGATGCACATGTTGCGCCGGGCGTTACAGGGCGGCGCCGCATAG